CTCAGCCGATGATATTCCCATAAAAAAGCCCTCTCCGACCTGTGCTGGAGAGGGCTTTTTCTGCCGGAACTGCCTGAAGATCAGATCAGCGACTTGGCGCGAGCCAGAACAGCCGAACAGACATTGCCCTGAGCAGGCGACTCCAGTGGTGTAATGGTCGAACGGTTACCGTTGATCAGGAACTCACCAGATGAACCGATGGCATAGTCCATGTTGCCATTCTGATCCGCGGGAACTGCGTTCGTCTTGGCGTTGATCGCTGCCTGAAGCGAATCACCGTCATCGTGGGAGACGTGGTCTGTCTCGACGCAGTAGTTCAGAAGGCCTGCGACATTGGCCGGAGAAACGGAAGCGACATCCGCCGGAGACGCAACTGCCGTGGGGGCCTTGCCATAAACAGCAGGCAGGTCAGCGGCATGGGCTGAGAGTGTGAAGGACGCGGCGCCTGCGACAAAAGACGCCGCGGCAAGGGCGCGAAGATAAAAACGGGTCATCGAAAGCTCCTGTTGCTTTGCCGGTATGTTGCTTCAATGCAATCTTCCGCGCAACACATGCAGGAGGCATGGAGCCATGTCTCACGGGGGAAACAGGCGTTCACAATATCGGGAGGTTTGTGAAACCGTCTTCAGAAGAGCCATTCTGGAGCGGGTGAAGGGAATCGAACCCTCGTATGCAGCTTGGGAAGCTGCCGTTCTACCATTGAACTACACCCGCATTCACTCAACCCTATAATCCGCTCCACTGGGCATGGCAATCGCCACCATGCCCGCAGAGAGAATCAGAGTTTTGACGGGACTCTTGGTGAACGCAGTGTCTTGTCACTCCATCCGCCGCCAAGCGCACGATAGAACGTTACGATGTTTTCATATCGTGCGACTATCACCGCCACACGCGACTGCTGCGCCTGAAGCAGATTCCGCTGCAGGACCAGTTGATTGAGGTATGAATCCGTTCCCACAGAATACCGCATCTTCGACAGGCGGTACGCATCAGCCATCTCACGGACATAATCATCCATCCGGCGACTTTCCTCCAGATAGGTGGAACGCGCGACCAGCGTGTCCGACACCTCACGAAAAGCCGTCTGGATCGTCTTTTCGTAAGTGGCCAGCTTGATGTCCCTGCCCGCCTTGGCGGATTCAAGATTTCCCTTGTTCTGACCCCAGGTGAAAATCGGGATGCTGACATTGGGTTGCAGTCCCCATGTCGTCGCCGGAGCCGTAAAGAGCCGGTGGAACAAGAGGCTGCTGACGCCGTCAGTCGCCGTCAGCGTGAACTTCGGGAAAAACGCGGCTCTCGCAGCGCCGATAGTGGCGTTGGCCGAAAGCAGATCGTGCTCGGCGGCGACGATGTCCGGACGGCGGAACAGAAGCTCCGACGGCAGTCCTGCCGGAATGTCCGCCATCAGCGTCTGCTCGCCCAGCGGACGCGCAGGCGGCAGGTCAGCGGGAATCGGCGCACCGATCAGCAGGGTGATGTTGTTTTCATCCTGCGCCACAAGCCGGGTCTGCTGCGCCAGAAGCTGACGGGCCTGATCCACCTGTGTTTCCGCCTGCCGCACGGTCAGCAGGTTTTCCTCGCCATGCTCATAACGAAGACGAATGAGCTTGAGATTCTCATTCAGATTCGCCACCGCCTTGTCGGCGATATCCAGAACTTCCCTGTCGCCAA
The Acetobacter aceti genome window above contains:
- a CDS encoding alcohol dehydrogenase, with translation MTRFYLRALAAASFVAGAASFTLSAHAADLPAVYGKAPTAVASPADVASVSPANVAGLLNYCVETDHVSHDDGDSLQAAINAKTNAVPADQNGNMDYAIGSSGEFLINGNRSTITPLESPAQGNVCSAVLARAKSLI
- a CDS encoding efflux transporter outer membrane subunit gives rise to the protein MNVFSRVRSGVVSRSGSMALAAILLAGCTMEPTYHRPKAPVAGAYPAEPMKKAGDALQTPASDIGWEEFFTDPRLRALIAIAMRENRDLRVAVANISQSAAQYDVQHASLFPPIGATGQAMYMAPSQTAGFSFAPGVGETISTFRYYSAGIGFSSYEIDIFGRIRSLSKSTAEAALKQVAAERSVRISIVSQVANAYLAWLGDREVLDIADKAVANLNENLKLIRLRYEHGEENLLTVRQAETQVDQARQLLAQQTRLVAQDENNITLLIGAPIPADLPPARPLGEQTLMADIPAGLPSELLFRRPDIVAAEHDLLSANATIGAARAAFFPKFTLTATDGVSSLLFHRLFTAPATTWGLQPNVSIPIFTWGQNKGNLESAKAGRDIKLATYEKTIQTAFREVSDTLVARSTYLEESRRMDDYVREMADAYRLSKMRYSVGTDSYLNQLVLQRNLLQAQQSRVAVIVARYENIVTFYRALGGGWSDKTLRSPRVPSKL